One Bacillus amyloliquefaciens DSM 7 = ATCC 23350 DNA window includes the following coding sequences:
- a CDS encoding peptide MFS transporter, with protein MASIEKEAITETVPQRGFFGHPRGLFTLFFTEFWERFSYYGMRAILLYYLYTEVAHGGLGFDKSTAVAIMSIYGSLVYMSSVIGGWLADRVFGTANTVFYGGILIMFGHIALAFPGSTAAFFLSMALIIIGTGLLKPNVSSVVGDLYTKEDERRDSGFSIFYMGINLGGLVAPLIVGTLGQKYNYHLGFGCAAAGMFLGLIVFALTRKKYLGKAGSNVPNPISKSSVIGTGIGVVIAAAVIFVLIQTGWLTIQRVIDVVSVLGIVIPVIYFIVMFTSKKATRTEKSRLAAYIPLFIAAAMFWAIQEQGATILALYADQRTRLSFAGMHLESSWFQSLNPLFIVIFAPVFAWFWMKLGKRQPSTPIKFAIGIILAGLSFLVMVLPVMGGSGELVSPLWLVLSFLLVVLGELCLSPVGLSVTTKLAPAAFSAQTMSMWFLTNACGQALNAKVVGLFDKISEAAYFGSIGLISIILGIILVLLSPVIKRAMKGVQ; from the coding sequence GTGGCATCTATTGAAAAGGAAGCTATAACAGAAACTGTGCCGCAACGAGGCTTTTTCGGTCATCCCCGCGGCTTGTTCACACTGTTTTTCACCGAATTTTGGGAGCGTTTCTCCTACTATGGTATGAGAGCTATATTGCTTTACTATTTATACACGGAAGTCGCTCATGGCGGTCTCGGCTTTGATAAAAGCACCGCAGTTGCCATCATGTCCATATACGGATCTCTCGTATACATGTCGAGCGTCATCGGCGGTTGGCTGGCCGACCGGGTATTCGGTACGGCAAACACCGTATTCTACGGCGGAATTTTAATTATGTTCGGCCACATCGCTCTTGCCTTTCCTGGCAGCACGGCGGCGTTTTTTCTCAGCATGGCTCTGATCATTATCGGAACCGGCCTGCTTAAACCGAACGTATCCAGCGTTGTCGGAGATCTATATACGAAGGAAGACGAGCGCCGCGACTCTGGTTTCAGTATCTTTTACATGGGGATCAACCTCGGCGGATTAGTTGCGCCGCTAATTGTCGGAACACTCGGACAGAAGTACAACTACCACTTAGGCTTCGGATGCGCCGCGGCCGGTATGTTCCTCGGACTGATTGTTTTCGCCCTTACGAGAAAGAAATACCTCGGCAAAGCAGGCTCCAATGTACCGAATCCGATTTCTAAATCATCAGTGATCGGAACGGGAATCGGAGTGGTCATCGCAGCCGCCGTTATTTTCGTTCTCATCCAAACCGGCTGGCTGACAATCCAGCGTGTAATTGACGTCGTCAGTGTCCTTGGCATTGTCATTCCGGTTATCTACTTTATCGTGATGTTCACAAGCAAAAAAGCGACAAGAACGGAAAAATCACGGCTTGCTGCTTATATTCCGCTGTTTATTGCGGCGGCCATGTTCTGGGCTATTCAGGAACAGGGGGCGACGATTCTTGCTTTATATGCGGATCAGCGCACGAGGCTTTCTTTTGCGGGAATGCATCTTGAGTCTTCATGGTTCCAGTCTCTGAACCCATTATTCATCGTCATTTTCGCGCCGGTGTTCGCTTGGTTCTGGATGAAGCTCGGCAAACGCCAGCCTTCAACACCGATTAAATTCGCGATCGGCATTATCCTTGCCGGATTGTCATTTTTAGTCATGGTGCTTCCGGTTATGGGCGGAAGCGGCGAGCTTGTGAGCCCGCTTTGGCTTGTGCTCAGCTTCCTTTTGGTTGTGCTTGGTGAGCTTTGCCTTTCACCGGTCGGTTTATCTGTCACAACGAAGCTTGCGCCTGCCGCTTTCTCAGCGCAGACAATGAGCATGTGGTTCTTAACAAACGCCTGCGGCCAAGCCCTGAACGCAAAAGTAGTCGGTTTGTTTGATAAGATTTCTGAAGCGGCCTACTTCGGCTCAATCGGGCTTATTTCCATCATTCTCGGTATTATTTTGGTTCTTCTTTCTCCCGTTATTAAACGGGCGATGAAAGGCGTACAATAA
- the bsdC gene encoding phenolic acid decarboxylase BsdC: protein MAYQDFREFLAALEKEGQLLTVNEEVKPEPDLGAAARAASNLGDKSPALLFNNIYGQHHAQVALNVIGSWPNHAMMLGMPKDTPVKEQFFEFAKRYDSFPVSVKREETAPFHENEITEDINLFDILPLFRINQGDGGYYLDKACVISRDLEDPDNFGKQNVGIYRMQVKGKDRLGIQPVPQHDIAIHLRQAEERGVNLPVTIALGCEPVITTAASTPLLYDQSEYEMAGAIQGEPYRIVKSNLSDLDIPWGAEVVLEGEILAGEREYEGPFGEFTGHYSGGRSMPVIKIKRVYHRNNPIFEHLYLGMPWTECDYMIGINTCVPLYQQLKEAYPNEIVAVNAMYTHGLIAIISTKTRYGGFAKAVGMRALTTPHGLGYCKMVIVVDEDVDPFNLPQVMWALSTKMHPKHDAVIIPDLSVLPLDPGSDPAGMTHKMILDATTPAAPETRGHYSQPLDSPLTTKEWEQKLMDLMNQ, encoded by the coding sequence ATGGCCTATCAGGATTTTAGGGAATTTCTCGCCGCTCTTGAAAAAGAAGGGCAGCTGTTAACAGTCAACGAAGAGGTAAAACCGGAGCCGGATCTGGGCGCCGCCGCGCGTGCAGCCAGCAACCTCGGGGATAAAAGCCCCGCACTTTTGTTTAACAATATTTACGGACAACATCATGCGCAGGTCGCCTTGAATGTCATCGGCTCCTGGCCGAATCACGCGATGATGCTGGGCATGCCGAAAGATACGCCTGTAAAAGAACAATTCTTTGAGTTCGCCAAACGGTACGATTCATTTCCGGTATCGGTCAAACGGGAAGAAACTGCGCCGTTTCATGAAAATGAAATAACGGAAGACATCAATCTTTTTGACATCCTTCCGTTATTCAGAATCAACCAGGGAGACGGCGGCTATTATTTGGATAAAGCGTGCGTCATTTCCCGCGATCTTGAAGACCCGGACAATTTCGGCAAGCAGAATGTCGGCATTTACAGAATGCAGGTGAAGGGAAAAGACCGCCTCGGCATCCAGCCCGTGCCTCAGCATGATATTGCGATTCATCTTCGCCAGGCTGAAGAACGGGGTGTGAATCTTCCCGTTACGATCGCGCTGGGCTGTGAGCCGGTGATTACGACGGCCGCGTCAACTCCTTTGTTATACGATCAATCCGAGTATGAAATGGCCGGCGCGATTCAAGGGGAGCCTTACAGAATCGTCAAATCCAATCTGTCCGACTTAGACATCCCGTGGGGCGCCGAAGTCGTTCTAGAAGGAGAGATTCTCGCGGGAGAACGGGAATACGAAGGCCCTTTCGGTGAGTTCACGGGTCATTATTCAGGCGGCCGCAGCATGCCGGTGATCAAAATCAAACGTGTATATCATAGAAACAATCCGATTTTTGAACATTTGTACTTAGGCATGCCGTGGACGGAGTGCGATTATATGATCGGCATTAATACGTGCGTGCCTCTTTACCAGCAGCTGAAGGAAGCATATCCGAACGAAATCGTCGCCGTTAATGCCATGTATACGCACGGTCTGATCGCCATCATTTCAACGAAAACACGATACGGCGGCTTTGCTAAGGCGGTCGGCATGCGCGCCCTGACAACGCCGCACGGACTCGGCTACTGCAAAATGGTCATTGTCGTGGATGAGGATGTCGATCCGTTTAATCTGCCGCAAGTCATGTGGGCGCTCTCAACGAAAATGCATCCGAAACACGACGCAGTCATTATTCCTGACCTGTCCGTTCTTCCGCTTGACCCGGGGTCTGATCCGGCAGGGATGACACACAAAATGATTCTTGACGCCACAACACCTGCCGCGCCGGAAACAAGAGGCCATTATTCGCAGCCGCTTGATTCTCCGCTGACAACAAAAGAGTGGGAACAAAAACTGATGGACTTAATGAATCAATAA
- a CDS encoding non-oxidative hydroxyarylic acid decarboxylases subunit B, with protein sequence MVLTPYFKRKGGFNMKLVIGMTGATGAIFGIRLLEYLKAAEIETHLVVSPWANVTITHETDYTLKDVEKLASYTYSHKDQAAAISSGSFETDGMIIAPCSMKSLASIRTGMADNLLTRAADVILKERKKLVLLTRETPLSQIHLENMLALTKMGSVILPPMPAFYNKPADMDELIDHIVFRTLDQFGIRLPEAKRWYGIEKQKGGI encoded by the coding sequence ATGGTTTTGACACCATATTTCAAGCGTAAAGGAGGGTTCAATATGAAACTCGTCATCGGAATGACCGGGGCTACGGGAGCCATATTCGGGATCAGGCTTTTAGAATATTTAAAGGCCGCGGAGATCGAAACCCATCTTGTCGTTTCTCCTTGGGCAAATGTCACCATCACACATGAAACCGATTATACGTTAAAAGATGTAGAGAAACTGGCGTCCTATACGTATTCTCACAAAGACCAGGCAGCGGCGATTTCAAGCGGCTCGTTTGAAACGGATGGGATGATCATCGCTCCGTGCAGCATGAAATCACTTGCAAGCATCCGCACCGGAATGGCTGACAATCTGCTGACAAGAGCGGCTGACGTCATCCTGAAAGAGCGGAAAAAACTTGTGCTTCTGACCAGAGAAACGCCGCTCAGCCAAATCCATTTAGAGAATATGCTAGCGCTTACAAAAATGGGTTCCGTCATTCTTCCGCCGATGCCGGCTTTTTACAACAAACCGGCTGACATGGACGAATTGATCGACCACATTGTGTTCCGGACGCTCGACCAGTTCGGCATCCGTCTGCCGGAAGCGAAACGGTGGTACGGAATTGAAAAACAAAAAGGAGGAATCTGA